From Candidatus Lokiarchaeota archaeon:
CCGTACAATCTTAGTAGCGGTATTTACCGGAAAGGGTTTGTCTCTGTCAAATGTGACCAGAGTTGGCTTCATGATATTTGAGCGCCATATGCCTCGGAAGATATCGACATCATCATCAAGCATATCAACTGCATTCAGCATACCTGAGTATAGAGGATTTGGCATCGCATTAAGGGGAAAGCCCAAGGTCACAGCTTCGTCAGTTACGACGATTCGACGTGATTCACGGTCTACAAGGTGTACTGCTGAATGCCTTTCATCTGCCAAACCTAGCTTTCTCCTATTGCTGCACATAGAGTCGTGTTTGTTTAAATCTCTGTCCCTCAAATTCATGCGGAAGCAAGATAAGACCGGACTAGCAAATAAAATAAGGTACCAAAGCGAAGTACACACACTACAAAACCTGAAGGTTTGAGATTTGACAATGCTAGAGGCTCTTGAAATAACGGGGGATGCGGATTTGGTAGAGATAGAGCCGGATAAAGCAGAAACTAGAACAGATCGGGTGCTCGTCTTCATAGACCATGAGAATGAAACCATTTACTTGTGGAGGGGTAGCAAGGCAAGTGTCTTCAAGAAGCTCAACGGTACAAGAGTGATTGCCAGATTAAGCCACAAGTACCCGAATTACAGAATCAAGCCTATTGCAGAAGGACGGGAGCCGGCTGCATTCAAGAGTCTACTCAAGAGGCGCTAGTTCCAGATGCTCATCTCGCGAAGCTGACTACCATACGTAGATGCGTTAGAAGGTGTAGGATAGATGGCCATTGATTTGCGGGCTTATCTGCGTCTTATCCGAAATATCACGAGGGGTCTCATCACGAGAACCAAGATCATAGCCGCTCTTAATCATGATGAATGGAAGACCGTATCAGAAATTGCCAGTGAAGTCGAAGTCGGGCCAAGTACAGTAAGATATCATCTCAAAAATATGCAGAAAGAAGAGATTGTTAAGAAAGAAGAAGACGGTCCTGGCTGGAGACTTGAAGAAGGACAGAAGAAAATAACCGATTGGGTTCCATCTTCCGAGAAGGACAAAGCGGAATCGGAATGAGCTATTTCAAATATATGCATTATTTTTTATGGGGCACATGAAGATGAATGATGTGCATCCATTATGCCTGATACCGTTGTAGGGTCAATTCAAATAACTACAGAACGTAGCATCCAAGTTAAGGAGATAACAGGTTCAATACATCAGTGGTTGCGGGAGAATCGGGCAGATGAGGGCATATTGACAATCTCAAGCAAACACACGACAGCTGGTGTAACCATAAACGAGGCAGAATCGGGATTGATGCGCGATATAGAAAATCATCTGAAGGAATTAGTGCCTCGCAACAAAGGCTACGAACACGATAGAGTTGACAATAACGCTCACGCACATCTGATGACTTCACTTATCGGGTCGACGGAATCTGTCCCAGTAAAATCAAGTGAATTAGTACTCGGAACCTGGCAACGCATTTTATTCGTCGAATGCGACGGGCCCAGAAGCAGGAGTGTCAGCTTGGCATTTGTTGGACGGCTAACGTCCTAGCTGTGCATCGATTCTATTGCATTGGTGAATCAGTCGGAACAAGATACTGTCCGTGGATAGCACCGCTTTTCTGCTGGCTGTATTTGTGTCGCACCGTTGGAAAAGTCTCTTTCATTAGTTTGTGCACTTCGCGTTTCTTGATGTTGTTCTCTTTGTACCGCACTGTCACCTTCACGAATTTCCAGCCATGCATTCTTACATCAATAACCTGCACAGCATTTTCTTTGAATCGCTTCTCAGTATCTTCAAGGAAATTCTCGACGTTTTCTGCATTCTTCGCAATATTTGATTGAGCACTCATTTCTTCCTCTTCCCTGTTTTTTCTCTCATCTCTTCCAAGGAGGATCTATGATTTGAACTTCATCCTCTTTGGTTGCCAACTACTCTTGAGACAAATAACCGCCTTATCAATAGCCTGCTTCTTGCAGTTGAATGGTTGTTGGATATAAGAAACCTGTGAATCATATCCTAATCTCACCACACACCCATTCACGAAATCCCATCTGGCATGAATTATGAGCGGTACTTGAAAAGTGCTACTTCATGTCCTTCCATGAATTCCCATTCACCTTTCATCCCCTGGGAAAGAGCCCCCACCTCAATGTGTAGCATGGCGATACCACAATCCAATCGTCGTTCCTTCAGGTTCTTTTCATATCTGTCAGCGACGCTAACCTTCACTCCCTCAGGTTCAATACTGAATCTCCAGGGCTGCCTGTTTGCAGCTGAGGGAGCAAGTCGGGCCAACTCCAAGCAATACTGTAGGCGTTCATCCTGTTCTGTTGGTTCATTCACCATCAATTCATCGAGAGGCTTTCGGTTACGGGACCCTGTTGCCTTTTTCAACACCTTCTCGGAAATTGTCAAGTCATTCTTGGCATGTCCAACAGGCGTAACAGCCAGTACTGCTTCATTCGGTTCGATATCGATCCGTAGTTCTGCGTCAGTTTGTTTCAGCCAGCCGCCAATCCAACATGTATCAAGACCCATTGTGGTAGCTTCCAAAATCAGACCTTCACCAGTATAGCCCAGTGCAGCATAGCCGTTCGGATCCGTTTCATCAACAATGAAAGCCATGTATGCCTGAGCGCCAGAGATTTTACCAAAGGGTCCGATTGCTCCTCGCACTATTTGTTCGGGGGATTCTTCAACAAGCAGGCTTCGAACACTCCCAAAAGGCTGAAACTCCTCACAGAATTGTCTCAAGTGCGAGGCAGCTTCACCTTCGAGCTGCTTTTCGCGGTATTTTCTTCGAGAATGTCTTGCTGAGATTGCTTCTGCCCATCGTTCTGCCGGAATCTTCATGTCATACCTAAAATGAAATCCACCTTTATACTTGTGGTCTACATAATCCCGCTATGCATATAATGCACTATTTTACAGGAATATGGTGCATACAATTCATAAATTTCATAAGTATAAATTATAGAATGATACATGAGTAAGGAGGATATGGAGAATGGCGAGGACAGATGAGAGTATAAAAAAAGACGTGGCTGATTACCTGTATTGGGACGACCGCGTTGATTCGTCCGACATCAGTATCACAGTGGATCACGGAGAGGTTACCCTCGAAGGAACTGTTGCAGACTATACCTCTTCGAAGAACGCTGTGCTTGATGCTTGGGACGCTGAGGGTGTGACCAAAGTCGAGAACAATCTCGATGTAGAGATTCCGACCGAGGTTACCGTTCCAACCGACTCGGAGATTGAATCCAACATCAAGAACATGCTGGAATGGAACTCCAGTATTGATGCTTCAGAAATCGACGTAGATGTCTCAGCTGGTGTTGTTACGCTCGACGGTACAGTCGATGCATACTGGAAGAAGCTGAGAGCTGAAGATGTTGCGTCGAGAGCCACTGGCGTACTCAATGTCGCCAATGAGCTCGCTGTTGTTCCAACTGAGGATGTCCTTGACAAGGCCATTGCAGAAGACGTTGTCTCAGCACTTGAGACCAAGTTCACTGTCAACGCGGATGATGTTGACGTGAAGGTAGAAGAAGGCGTTGTAACCTTGTCAGGAACTCTGCCAAGTTGGACCTCATACCGTTCAGCAATGGACGCGGCTGAGAATACCCTTGGCGTCACTGACGTCGTCGATCAGCTTGTCATCGAATAAGCTGACTAATCAGAGCATGGAAGGGGTTTCACCCTTCCAGCAGTCTATTTTCTTTTATTTTCATCTGGCACCCAGATACTATCGTACCCCGGTCCAATCTCAGTTACCCATCTTGTTTTTTCTAAGCATCACAACGATTATCACAACCACTATAGCAGCTGCCGAGGCACCGACCACTAGTAATAAACTATCATCGAGTTCCACAGGTGGGGGTGTGGTTGTTGTAGATGCTGTGGTTGTGGTGGTAGTAGAGGTTTCCGTTGTTGTTCCAGTGGTAGTGGTTGTTGTTGTTGTGGTGCTTTCCATCAGTACCGTCACCATGACAGTATCCTTGCCGGTATTTCCAACTTCGTCAGCAAACACCACCGTATAGTTGAAGGTACCAAGAGAAAGCTGATCTAGGTCGACGGTCACAACCTCATCCGAGTCAGTCCAATCACCAGTATCGTACAGGCTCCCGTTCTTGTAGATGGTATATGAGTACGGATGCACATCGCTTGCGCTCCAAGCTATTTCATGCCCGCTCGTGCCCTCGTAGAAACTGATATCCTCCACAGCTTCAACAGCCGGGTCGGTACCATCCACCAGAAATGTGAAATTGGCGTAAGCGGAGTTTGATGCTTGATCTTTGGCATAGACATGCAACGTATGCCACCCATCACCCGCAATCATTGGAATCGAGGGGAACCACGTAGCAGTTTCGTTTGAAGAGGCATCGTCCCAGTGATAGAATACATCTTCAGGATTGTTTTCGGTTAGGCTAAGATTCACCAAAACTCCTGGCGCTTGTAGTGTACCGTTTGCTGGTGCTGTTAAGGAAATAGTCGGTGCGTCATTATCCAACTCGAAAATGTAATGCTTGTGTCGCCAGTATCCCCATGTATCATTAGCATAGACGTGTAGATGTTTGTTTCCAACGACACCATTGATTGTTGTTTGATAGGGTTCTGACCAAGTATGATTGCTGACACCCCAACTATAGAAGACAGTATCAGTATCGTCATCCGTAACGTCTACGTCCAGTAGCGTTCCATCTTGGACCACGCTGTTATTGGCTGGTGTAGTGAGGACTATCGCCGGAGGATCATCGGTTGTGAATACGTAAAGCGCTGAATCCTCTTTTCCGCCGGTGTCATTGACGTAGACTCTTAGAGTATGACTCTCTTCTCCGGTCGGTTGTATTGCAGTATACGGATCTGTGAGGGTTGTATTATCCGCACCATCCCAACTTGCTAGGACAGTGTGTACCATATCAAAGTCATCATCCACTGAAAGCTGAATCTCCCATCCACTTGGAACAACCGTTTCATTAGCAATTTCATAAAGCGATATCGTCGGTGGATTGTCTGGCGCAAAAACAAAGAGGGCTGATGCATCGTTGCCCCCAGTATCATTGGTATATACATTCAAGATATGATTACTATCCCCAGTTGGAACTGTCGCCGTATATGGATAGGTAAGAGTCGCATTAGCCCCACCATTCCAGCTTGCCAACACCGTGTCTATCAGTCCGAAATTGTCTTCCACTGAAAGTGGGATATCCCCTGCACTTGGTTGAACTGACTCATTGGTTATTCCCGATAACGTAATCGTCGGGCTTTCGGTGTCTATGCCGAAACAAGTCAGGAATCCATCTTCATTTCCACCATAGCTTTCTTGCAAAGCATGTGTAGTCGGGAAATCGGATGATTCAGTGATTCCCACGACAGTGATATTGCCATTCCACCATCCTAGTACGTCTCTACCTTCATCTAAACCGCTTCCGCCCAGATAAGTTGAGAAAGTAAGCGATGTGAGGTCTGTCGTGAGGTTTACAACGAATGCATCGAGGGGCCCTGCAAACGAGTCGTCGAAAGCCGAAACAGTCGGAAAATCGTTCGACATCGTCCATCCAGTAGCAAAGACACCTTTTCCGCCTATCTCATCTGTCACGTCGATACCGTAAATACGATCATCTTCAGAACCACCAATGTAGGTGCCTGCCAAAAGGCTAGTACCATCACCTGAGAGCTTCACTAGGAATCCATCTCGATACGAATAACCTGTGTCATATGATCCACCCGTAACAGGAAAGTCGTCCGAATACGTCTGACCACCAACATATACAAAGTAATCATCGGAATCGAAATCGTATTCCAAAGCGATATCATGTGCGACATCGGTGTCTCCTCCACCTACATAGGTGCTCCAATTCAAAGAGTCTCCAGTTGGGTTAAGCTTTGTAACAAAGACATCCTCTTGCCACCCATCAAGGTCCCTATCGTATGCTCCAACGGTTGTTGGAAAATCGTTTGATTCTGTACAACCTGTAACGTAAGCATGTCCGGTTTCGATAACCTCGATGCCAAAACCGGAGAAAGATGGAGAATTGAGCTCGTGGCCATCCCCACCCAGATAAGTAGAGAAATTCAGTCCGCCAGTACTATTGAACCGAGCAACGAAAGCATCGTTACTTCCACCCTGGTAACTGGTCTGATAGGCGCCAGCAGTCACTGGAAAGTCATTAGAAACCGTATAGCCAACAATGTAAGGACTATAGTAGCCAACCGTCTCTCCACTCCACGCAATTGAGATGTCGAATGCTTCATCATTTTCTGAGCCACCCAAATAACTCCCGTATAGTAGCCCATTTCCAGTGGAATTCAATTTGGCGACAAATGCATCACCTGCACTTGCGCGACTGCTCTGGTAGGCGTCATCGGTCGTTGGAAAATTCGTGGATGCTGTCTCACCCGTTATATAGACGTCTGTTATATCGTCAACTGCAATACCACGTCCCCATTCGCCGTAATTCCCACCTACGAATGTACTATAGACCAAGCCCCCTGTAGTGTTTATCTTGCAAACAACAGCATCAGTCTGAGCGGGATCTTCATCATATCCATTTTTGACTGGGAAACCACTGGCACCCGTTCCGATAAGATAGACATACTGCCCACCTTCGCCATAAGCAATGTCAACGATTCGGTCTAGGCTGCTGCCACCCAGGTAGGTGCTGATTGGGATATTCCAAGGATCAATGATGAGAGTTCGAGTTCTATCATAAGCGGAAACATCGAAGCCATACGTCCCACGGTCAATCCTCCTGAACTGCGAAGGAACCTCTTCACCGTTTTTCAAAAACGAAACCAAACCAGTATCTTCCAAAATCGACTTTCCGCCTGTTTCCGAGAAGATGGTCACGGTGCTCCTGTCAACGTGGATTGAAGCTTCATCTCCAACTGAGAGATGGATATCACTGGGATCTCCACCGGGTCTGACAATGAACTCGTATTTCAGTCCTTTTTCAGTCATGAAATAGCGTAAGTCGATATTCTCGTACAGATCAGGATACCAGATTTCCTGATACGCAGGAACATTCGTGAACCTCTCGTCGCCAATGAAGTAGTTGCTTTCGTGTGTGCTCTTCTTCTTGCCAATCGGTTGACAAGCATCGCCACCCTCGAAGAACAACTCCATCGTTTTGTATGTTCCTTCATCGCGCACAGCAAATGTGACTTTGGATACTGAGAACGCAACTGACAGGCGACTGGAGGTATGATAGAACGAAATATCCGGACTTCCTCCCTGGCCGAGGTTCTTCACAAATCCTGCGAAGGGAATGGACTCGGGAATCTGTCTACGAGAACGCTCCACGATATTACGCAAAGGCGACTGGTCTGTCCTGTCATACCTTTCGCTAATCTTTGGACGCGAACTATCAATTTTCTGCTGCTCAGGATACGTAATCCCAGAGCCACTAGCTCCAATGGTTACAAACGGAGC
This genomic window contains:
- a CDS encoding ArsR family transcriptional regulator, translated to MAIDLRAYLRLIRNITRGLITRTKIIAALNHDEWKTVSEIASEVEVGPSTVRYHLKNMQKEEIVKKEEDGPGWRLEEGQKKITDWVPSSEKDKAESE
- a CDS encoding YjbQ family protein, which gives rise to MPDTVVGSIQITTERSIQVKEITGSIHQWLRENRADEGILTISSKHTTAGVTINEAESGLMRDIENHLKELVPRNKGYEHDRVDNNAHAHLMTSLIGSTESVPVKSSELVLGTWQRILFVECDGPRSRSVSLAFVGRLTS
- a CDS encoding nitroreductase, which gives rise to MKIPAERWAEAISARHSRRKYREKQLEGEAASHLRQFCEEFQPFGSVRSLLVEESPEQIVRGAIGPFGKISGAQAYMAFIVDETDPNGYAALGYTGEGLILEATTMGLDTCWIGGWLKQTDAELRIDIEPNEAVLAVTPVGHAKNDLTISEKVLKKATGSRNRKPLDELMVNEPTEQDERLQYCLELARLAPSAANRQPWRFSIEPEGVKVSVADRYEKNLKERRLDCGIAMLHIEVGALSQGMKGEWEFMEGHEVALFKYRS
- a CDS encoding BON domain-containing protein, whose protein sequence is MARTDESIKKDVADYLYWDDRVDSSDISITVDHGEVTLEGTVADYTSSKNAVLDAWDAEGVTKVENNLDVEIPTEVTVPTDSEIESNIKNMLEWNSSIDASEIDVDVSAGVVTLDGTVDAYWKKLRAEDVASRATGVLNVANELAVVPTEDVLDKAIAEDVVSALETKFTVNADDVDVKVEEGVVTLSGTLPSWTSYRSAMDAAENTLGVTDVVDQLVIE